In Nocardia sp. NBC_01327, the genomic stretch GTGCCGTTCCAGTTGACGGCATTGGCAATGAGCGTGATCGCACCCTCGTGGTGATCGAAGGCGGCCAGATCGGTGGCCAGCAGCAGCACCATCTCCGGCAGTTCGAGATCGTCGGCGGCGAGGACGGGCAGCCGCTCCATGCGGCGCACCGCGTCATAGCCGAGGTAGCCGACCATGCCGCCGGTCAGCGGCGGCAGTCCGGGCAGCCGCTCGGTCTGCAGCAATTGCAGCGTTTCGCGCAGGGCGCGCAGCGGGTCGCCACCGGACGGCGCATCGGCCGGACTCTGCCCCAACCAGGCCGCTTCCCCATCCACCACGCTCAATGCAGTAGGACTGCCCGCGCCGATGAACGACCATCGCGACCACGATCGCCCGTTCTCGGCGGACTCCAGCAGGAAGGTCCCGGCCCGGTCCGCGGCCAGTTTGCGGTAGGCCGAGAGTGGAGTCTCCGAGTCCGCCAACACCTTTCGAACCACGGGGACAACCCGATGGTCGGCCGCCAGGAGCCGGAACTGTTCGCGGGAGGTGGTGGAGGTGTGAGAGGCACCGAGCATTCACCCATCATTCCAGGCCCACATCAGGGATCGTGGCCCGGCTCGGTCTGGACTGACGGAGCGGGGGAGCGCAGCGGAGGAGTGGAGGAGGGAAGGCCGAGCTTGCAGGGCCGCGACCCGCCGGAGCGCAGCGTAGGCAAATTAAACAGAGCCGGGAGGGCTGCGGTGGCGAATACACGGTGCGGTCAATCATGGAGAGGTCGCCACGCGGTATCCCAATCGAGAGGAGTTCAACAAGATGTACCCCTCGCAACCGGTCGCACCGGAGGGTCCACGGCACGCAGCTCCGCAGGTAGGCATGGGTTCGATGCCCGGTCAGCCGCCGCGGATGATGGGCATGAATCAACAGGGCGGCGGCAAGTACAGCGCTATCGCCTCGTTCGTCACGTACGTCAAGGCGCTGGAATCGCTCGATCCCCGCTCCTTCCCGGACGAGTACGCCGAGCACACCGATCGCATTCGGGAGCTCAAGCCCTTCCTGCGGGCACACGGCATCCTCGACGTCATGAACATCAAGAACCCGGAGGTCGCGGCGCTCATCGGTGCATAACCGTGAGCCGGGACCCCGCTCGTCGAGCAGCCCGCGCACGGACCGAGGCAGACCGGTCCGTCCGCGGGCTGATTCGTATCCGGCGCGGATCCCGTAATCTCCTGCGTATGAAGCCAGGCCAGCTCGCCCCGCAGTTCGAGCTTCCGGACCAGTCCGGCACTCCCCGATCCCTCGATTCGCTGCTTGCGGACGGACCGGTCGTGCTCTTCTTCTACCCCGCCGCCAATACCCCCGTATGCACCGCCGAGGCGTGCCACTTCCGGGATCTGGCAGGCGAATTCAAGGCCCTGGGCGCCTCGTGCGTGGGCATCAGCGCCGACGCCGTCGACGTGCAGTCCGGTTTCGCGGAGAAGCAGTCGCTGAACTACCCCGTGCTGTCGGATGTGGGCGCAAAGGTCGCCGCCGAGTACGGCGTGAAGCGTGGCCTGCTGGGCGCGCTGATTCCGGTCAAGCGCACCACCTTCATCATCGATCCCGACCGCACCGTCGCCAAGGTGATCAATAGCGAACTGCGGGCGAATGTCCATGCGGACGAGGCGTTGCAGTTCCTGCGCGATCGCGCGTGAATTAGGTCGGATGCCCGATTGGTCCGGAGTGGCGCGACCGACGCGCCGCCCGGTCCGGCATACGCTGGACCAATGACTACGCCCAGCCCGGATGTGCCCGAGCACAAGCGATCATCATTCGTCACGTGGCGCAATCGCATCATCGCGCTGGTCGTGGCGGCGGTAGTGCTGTGGGTGTCGTATCTGATTCTGGCGGCCTTCATTCCGCGGTGGTGGGCGCAGCGCATCGCCGAAAACGTGCACGGGAGTTTCGCCAAGGGCATCTGGTCGGGCCTGGCGATCGGCGTGGTGTGCACGGCCCTCCCGCTTTTCCTGTTTCTGCTCGCGGGAATGACCTGGCGGAAACGGGGCGGTCCGTTTATTGCGGGCGCTTCGGCCGTTTTGGCAGTTGTCACCGCCATCCCCAATTTGATGACGCTGACCATCGTGCTCGGCGACTCCAATGCCGCACATGCCGGAGAACGCATTCTCGACGTCGACGCGCCGGGTTATCGCGGCGCCGTCCTGGTGGGCGCGATTGTCGCCGCAGTATTGTTCCTGCTGGTGGCATTTCTCTTGGTGCGCAGGCGAATCCGCAAGCATCGCGCCGTGAAGCAGCGGCCGGATCAGGAAAAGCCGCGCATATCGGCGGAGAATCCCCCGAATACCCCTAATCCCGCAGCACCGGGCACCCACGAATTCTGATCCGCGACACGCGTGATGGATGTCACGTCATTCAGCAACGCCGTGACTGATGAGCGAAATCGTGGCAAACTTTGATTTGCGGGTGACTCGCTGTTGCTGCTCCACCGTCCGCCGGACCGACCAGCACACCGTGTCACTTGGCTGCTACGAGAGGGCTGGCACGGTGACGAAGTGGTTGAATCCCATGGAACAGCGAGCTTGGCGTGCCGTCATCGCTCTGACGACCCGACTCCCCGCGGCCCTGGATACCCAGCTTCAACGTGAGTCCGGGATTACCCATTTCGAATACTTCGTGATGACTCTGCTCTCCGAAGAACCAGGCCACCGGTTGCAACTGAGTGAGCTTGCGCAAAAGGCAAACGCATCGCTATCGCGCCTTTCCCATGTGATTTCCAAGCTCGAGCGATTGGGCTGGGCCGAGCGTGTCAGCATCTCCGGCCGACGCGGCGCGCAGGCCGTGCTCACCGATGTCGGCTACCGCAAGATCACCGACGCCGCGCCCGGATATCTGGAGTGCGTGCGCGGCTTGGTCTTCGACGGGCTCGACAAGGAGGAGACCAGACAGCTCTTGGAAATCAGCGAGGCCCTGGTCGCGCAATTGGACAAGAGCAGAGCGGGCGGTGCGGGCCGATCAGGGCGCGACAACCGCTAGTACGCGGTCACAACCGCTAGTACGCGGTCACAGCAGCTTATCGCCGCGCGCCAGCAGCACATCGGTATCGAAGCAGGTGTGCGTGCCGGTGTGGCAGGCCGCACCCTCCTGATCGACGATGAGCAGGACGGTATCGCCGTCGCAGTCCAGGCGCACCTCGTGCACGTACTGGGTGTGACCCGAGGTCTCCCCCTTCACCCAATACTGTTGCCGCGAACGCGAATAGTAGGTGCCCTTACGGGTTTCCAGGGTGCGCGCGAGAGCCTCGTCGTCCATCCAGGCCATCATGAGCACATCCCCGGTCGCGCGCTCCTGCGCGACGGCGGCGAACAGGCCGTCCTCATTGCGCTTGAGGCGGGCGGCGATTGCGGGATCCAAACTCACCGGACCACGATACCTTCGGTGCGCATGGCGTCCTTGACCTGGCCGATGGTGAGATCGCCGAAGTGGAAGACGCTGGCGGCCAGCACCGCGTCCGCACCGGCCTGTACGGCGGGGGCGAAATCATCGACCTTGCCCGCACCGCCGGAGGCGATCACGGGAACGGAGACCGCGGCGCGGACGGCGCGGATCATGGTGAGGTCGAAGCCGGCCTTGGTGCCGTCGGCATCCATGGAATTGAGCAGGATCTCGCCGACGCCGAGTTCGGCGCCGCGCACGGCCCATTCGACGGCGTCGATTCCGGTGCCGCGCTTACCGCCGTGGGTGGTGACCTCCCAGCCCGAGGGGGTCGCGGGCTGTCCGGCGGGCACGGTGCGGGCATCGACCGAGAGCACGATGCACTGGGAGCCGAAACGCTCCGACATCTCGCGCAGCACTTCGGGTCTGGCGATGGCGGCGGTGTTCACCGAGACCTTGTCCGCGCCCGCGCGCAGCAGGCGGTTCACATCCTCCACGGTGCGGACGCCGCCGCCGACCGTGAGCGGGATGAAGATCTGCTCGGCGGTGCGGGTGACCACATCGATCATGGTGCCGCGGTCGCCGGTGGAGGCGGTGACATCGAGGAAGGTGAGCTCGTCCGCGCCCTGGGCGTCATAGGTGGCGGCCAGTTCGACGGGATCGCCCGCATCCCTCAGGTTTTCGAAGTTCACGCCCTTGACCACGCGGCCCGCGTCCACATCCAGGCACGGAATCACGCGTACTGCCAATGTCATTGCTCAACCTCTCCTCGGGCACGATCGGCTGTCGCATTGATCATGTCCAGTAATTCCTCGTGCACGCCGGGTGCGGCCGCCAGCACCGAACCGGATTCGATATTCCAGTCCCGGCCCAGCAGATCGGTGACCACGCCGCCCGCGGCGCGCACCAGCGCCACGCCCGCGGCATTGTCCCAGGGGTGATGGCCGAAGACCACGGCGCCGCCCAGCACGCCGGATGCGGTGTACGCCAGGTCGATTCCCGTCGAACCGTGCATGCGCACCCGGCCGGACAGGCGGCTCAGCGCGCCCAGCAGATTGAAGCGGAAGATGCCCGGAATGCGGCCCGCGCCATCGATATTGAAGGCGCCGAAGCCGATCATGGCGGAGGACAGCGTCTTCCGCTCCAAGCTCGGCAGGGGTGCGCCGTTCAGGAATACCGGTCCGCCGATCGCGGCGGCATAGCGCTGGCCGAGTCCGGGCAGCCAGGTGAGGCCCAGGACCGGCTCGCCCTCCCGCACCAGCGCCAGCAGCATGCCCGAAAGCGGGTGGCCCGCAGAGTAATTGAAGGTGCCGTCGATGGGGTCCAGGACCCAGGCGGTGCCGGAGGTCAGCTCGGGGCCGCCGAATTCCTCACCGTGCACCGGGAATCCGGTGCGCTCGGTCAACTGCTTGGAGAGGGTGCGCTCCAGCTCCAGATCGAGTTCGGTCGCGAAATCACCGCGCCCCTTGTCGACAGCGCTGGGTGCGCCCACACCCTCCACGAAACGCGGTGCGGCGGCGTCGAGTACATCACTGGCAATGGTGAGCAGCTCGGCGAGTTCGGCGGCCATCGGGCTCAGCGCACCGCTACAAGGGCTTCGGGCAGGGTGAAGCGGCCCGCGTACAGGGCCTTGCCGACGATCGCGCCCTCCACACCGTCGTCGACCAGGGTTGCGATGGCGCGCAGATCGTCGAGGGTGGAGACGCCGCCGGAGGCGATCACCGGTGCGTCGGTGGCATTGGCCACATGCTGCAGCAGATCGAGATTGGGGCCGGTCAGGGTGCCGTCCTTGCTGACGTCGGTGACCACGTAGCGCGAGCAGCCGTCCCGCTCCAGGCGCTCGAGCACCTCCCACAGATCGCCGCCGTCGGTGACCCAGCCGCGGCCGCGCAGCCGGTACTCACCGTCGATGAGCTTGACGTCCATGCCGACCGCGATCTTGTCGCCGTATTCGCCGATGGCGCGGGCGCACCACTCGGGATCCTCGATGGCGGCGGTGCCGAGATTGACCCGCGCGCAACCGGTCGCCAGGGCCAGCTTCAGCGACTCGTCATCGCGAATGCCGCCGGACAGCTCCACTTTCACGTCGAGCTCGCCGATCACCTGCGCCAGCAGCTCCCGATTCGAACCCTTGCCGAACGCCGCATCCAGGTCGACCAGATGCACCCATTCGGCCCCATCGTGCTGCCAGGCGAGGGCGGCATCGCGCGGCGAACCATAGCTGGTTTCACTGCCCGCCTCCCCCTGAACCAGGCGCACGGCCTCACCATTGGCGACATCGACGGCAGGTAGCAGCACAAGACTCACGCAAGCATCCTAGTGGTTACCGCGGGGCGCTCCGTCGTCGGCCTGGGCAAATAACGCAATTCGTAAACGCTGCGGGCTACCGTCCTGATAAAGCAGGTGAACGTCCGTTCGGCGATTACGTCTCAGGGAGGAACGGCATATGTTCCGTCAACTCATCTTCGGCACCGCGGCCCTCGCGCTGACCGGACTGCTCGCCGCCTGCCAATCGGATCCGCCGGTCCCGCCCTCGGCGCCCGTGGCCCTGTCCTCGATCCCACCCGCAACGCTCTCCGGCGCACCGGCGGCCGGCGCCCCCGCAACAGTTGCCGCGCCCTCAACAGCCGCCGCACTCTCGGCCACCTCCCCCGCCTCGAACTGCGGCCGGAACCTCTCCGCCCCCGCGGTCAGCAATGCCATAGCCGCACAGTCACCGGTGCAGAACGACTCCGGCGCCCCGTGGAACTGGGCCCCCACCCCCATCGACGGCAACTTCGATCCCTGCCGCACCCTCTCCGCCGCCCTCATCATCATCGAAAGCGGCACCGCCAGTTCACCGATGCAGGTCCTGCTCTTCCACCAGGGCAGCTACCTCGGCACCGGCACCTTGAAATGGCGCTCCTTCATCGGCATGGACCCCACCCGCACCACCGACGACACCGTAGCCGTCAAATACCACCTCCCCGGCACCTGCGACGCCTGCAGCGACGGCACCGACTACTGCGTCCAATACCACTGGACCGGCACCAAAGTCGACATGATCGGCACACCCCCCGACGAATCCGCCACCGGCACCGAAATCCCCGGCTCCACCCGCTGCTGACCTCCGAGCCCACGAAACACCCTGTCTCACTGTCGAAAAGCGCCGACCTGCGTTCGGAGGATGGGCGGCGCGGGAGTCAGGCGTGGGACTCCAGGATTCGGGTGAGGGTCAGGACGAAGTTGGCGCGTTCAGCGGCGGTGAA encodes the following:
- a CDS encoding LppP/LprE family lipoprotein; its protein translation is MFRQLIFGTAALALTGLLAACQSDPPVPPSAPVALSSIPPATLSGAPAAGAPATVAAPSTAAALSATSPASNCGRNLSAPAVSNAIAAQSPVQNDSGAPWNWAPTPIDGNFDPCRTLSAALIIIESGTASSPMQVLLFHQGSYLGTGTLKWRSFIGMDPTRTTDDTVAVKYHLPGTCDACSDGTDYCVQYHWTGTKVDMIGTPPDESATGTEIPGSTRC
- a CDS encoding permease, which gives rise to MTTPSPDVPEHKRSSFVTWRNRIIALVVAAVVLWVSYLILAAFIPRWWAQRIAENVHGSFAKGIWSGLAIGVVCTALPLFLFLLAGMTWRKRGGPFIAGASAVLAVVTAIPNLMTLTIVLGDSNAAHAGERILDVDAPGYRGAVLVGAIVAAVLFLLVAFLLVRRRIRKHRAVKQRPDQEKPRISAENPPNTPNPAAPGTHEF
- a CDS encoding peroxiredoxin; the protein is MKPGQLAPQFELPDQSGTPRSLDSLLADGPVVLFFYPAANTPVCTAEACHFRDLAGEFKALGASCVGISADAVDVQSGFAEKQSLNYPVLSDVGAKVAAEYGVKRGLLGALIPVKRTTFIIDPDRTVAKVINSELRANVHADEALQFLRDRA
- a CDS encoding inositol monophosphatase family protein yields the protein MAAELAELLTIASDVLDAAAPRFVEGVGAPSAVDKGRGDFATELDLELERTLSKQLTERTGFPVHGEEFGGPELTSGTAWVLDPIDGTFNYSAGHPLSGMLLALVREGEPVLGLTWLPGLGQRYAAAIGGPVFLNGAPLPSLERKTLSSAMIGFGAFNIDGAGRIPGIFRFNLLGALSRLSGRVRMHGSTGIDLAYTASGVLGGAVVFGHHPWDNAAGVALVRAAGGVVTDLLGRDWNIESGSVLAAAPGVHEELLDMINATADRARGEVEQ
- the hisI gene encoding phosphoribosyl-AMP cyclohydrolase, whose protein sequence is MSLDPAIAARLKRNEDGLFAAVAQERATGDVLMMAWMDDEALARTLETRKGTYYSRSRQQYWVKGETSGHTQYVHEVRLDCDGDTVLLIVDQEGAACHTGTHTCFDTDVLLARGDKLL
- a CDS encoding MarR family winged helix-turn-helix transcriptional regulator, whose translation is MEQRAWRAVIALTTRLPAALDTQLQRESGITHFEYFVMTLLSEEPGHRLQLSELAQKANASLSRLSHVISKLERLGWAERVSISGRRGAQAVLTDVGYRKITDAAPGYLECVRGLVFDGLDKEETRQLLEISEALVAQLDKSRAGGAGRSGRDNR
- the priA gene encoding bifunctional 1-(5-phosphoribosyl)-5-((5-phosphoribosylamino)methylideneamino)imidazole-4-carboxamide isomerase/phosphoribosylanthranilate isomerase PriA; its protein translation is MSLVLLPAVDVANGEAVRLVQGEAGSETSYGSPRDAALAWQHDGAEWVHLVDLDAAFGKGSNRELLAQVIGELDVKVELSGGIRDDESLKLALATGCARVNLGTAAIEDPEWCARAIGEYGDKIAVGMDVKLIDGEYRLRGRGWVTDGGDLWEVLERLERDGCSRYVVTDVSKDGTLTGPNLDLLQHVANATDAPVIASGGVSTLDDLRAIATLVDDGVEGAIVGKALYAGRFTLPEALVAVR
- the hisF gene encoding imidazole glycerol phosphate synthase subunit HisF, which gives rise to MTLAVRVIPCLDVDAGRVVKGVNFENLRDAGDPVELAATYDAQGADELTFLDVTASTGDRGTMIDVVTRTAEQIFIPLTVGGGVRTVEDVNRLLRAGADKVSVNTAAIARPEVLREMSERFGSQCIVLSVDARTVPAGQPATPSGWEVTTHGGKRGTGIDAVEWAVRGAELGVGEILLNSMDADGTKAGFDLTMIRAVRAAVSVPVIASGGAGKVDDFAPAVQAGADAVLAASVFHFGDLTIGQVKDAMRTEGIVVR